A window from Thermoproteota archaeon encodes these proteins:
- a CDS encoding FeoA family protein: MDGNLLPLIALRPGQRGRIVTMNVGRGKARRLMELGLLPGEVVEVISNSVGPVVLRVRGMTLALGRNVASRVWVEVIP, translated from the coding sequence ATGGACGGAAACTTACTGCCTCTAATCGCGTTGAGACCGGGTCAGAGAGGTCGCATCGTAACGATGAATGTGGGCAGGGGGAAGGCTAGGAGGCTGATGGAGCTGGGCCTCCTCCCAGGAGAAGTGGTGGAGGTTATCTCGAATTCAGTGGGGCCAGTCGTCCTCAGGGTTAGAGGGATGACATTGGCCTTGGGAAGGAACGTCGCCTCCCGCGTGTGGGTGGAGGTGATCCCGTGA
- a CDS encoding Lrp/AsnC family transcriptional regulator, translating to MDKLDARILDEIIKNGRITLTELAKRVKAPRTTLTSRFKKLVESGYVKGFTAIINYKKLGYQLTAFVLVQIRRGKPVGDKSNQEIFIENIAAESESRPDLPWVEEAHIITGDYDILLKVRARSMDELTKFLVTELARHPDVERTHTLMVLKSPHEGLFPMSKVFSASP from the coding sequence ATGGACAAACTGGATGCCCGCATACTCGACGAGATTATAAAAAATGGGAGGATTACCCTAACCGAGCTTGCGAAAAGAGTTAAGGCTCCTAGGACAACCCTAACCTCCAGATTCAAGAAACTGGTCGAATCTGGATATGTGAAGGGATTTACGGCGATAATAAACTACAAAAAACTTGGATACCAGTTGACTGCCTTCGTCCTGGTCCAGATAAGGAGGGGAAAGCCAGTAGGTGATAAATCTAACCAAGAGATCTTCATAGAAAACATAGCAGCCGAATCCGAATCTAGGCCCGATCTCCCGTGGGTAGAGGAAGCTCACATAATCACTGGAGATTATGACATCCTGCTCAAGGTTAGGGCCCGAAGCATGGACGAATTGACGAAGTTCCTCGTCACCGAGCTAGCGAGGCATCCAGACGTAGAGAGGACGCACACACTCATGGTCCTCAAGAGTCCTCACGAGGGTCTCTTCCCCATGAGTAAGGTCTTCAGCGCCTCTCCCTGA
- a CDS encoding sulfite exporter TauE/SafE family protein, protein AIASSLLTIIVTSASSSTVYLKEGLVNLKAALTLEPSTALGAIAGASMTIGLPSNLVERIFGFGLIAISLIMLARTFARPREEGEVKHWALGVLSSFFAGMASGMFGIGGGVLKVPIMNLAMGMPIKEAVATSSFMVGLTASSGSMVYAIKGFVDPVLVLGFALGIIPGATLGAKSLKGMKSKYIKLIFALVLLYAGIKLVGW, encoded by the coding sequence GCTATAGCCTCCAGCCTGCTTACAATAATCGTCACCTCCGCCTCTAGCTCAACAGTCTATCTCAAGGAGGGATTGGTAAATCTCAAGGCGGCACTGACGTTGGAACCTTCAACCGCCTTGGGGGCTATCGCGGGGGCCTCTATGACCATAGGCCTGCCTTCGAACCTAGTTGAGAGAATCTTCGGATTCGGACTTATCGCTATTTCTCTGATCATGCTCGCTAGGACATTCGCACGACCCAGAGAGGAGGGCGAGGTGAAACACTGGGCCCTCGGTGTTCTCTCGTCGTTCTTCGCCGGCATGGCCTCGGGGATGTTCGGCATAGGAGGGGGTGTCCTCAAGGTGCCTATAATGAATCTAGCAATGGGAATGCCGATAAAAGAAGCTGTGGCGACCAGTTCCTTCATGGTGGGTCTCACCGCCTCCTCTGGGAGTATGGTCTATGCCATCAAGGGGTTCGTCGATCCCGTCTTGGTCCTTGGATTCGCGCTGGGAATAATACCGGGGGCCACTCTGGGTGCAAAATCGCTCAAGGGCATGAAATCCAAGTATATAAAGCTCATCTTCGCATTAGTGCTTCTCTACGCGGGGATCAAGCTCGTGGGATGGTGA
- a CDS encoding nucleoside monophosphate kinase: MLRLVLLGRPGAGKGTQGAFISEKFKVPRLIMSELLKEEVRSGSELGETIKGYMERGLLVPDDIVYRVLEKRLSEAMEKGFVLDGFPRNLEQAEWLEKFLNARRRSLTAVLFFDVDELTVLRRMMGRLVCESCGRSYNVFYDPPPDARRCECGGKLYQRSDDCYEKILRRLDVFNKETSPLIKYYEDKGLLVRIDASKDVEGVRKEVFSIISSLLSPF, encoded by the coding sequence ATGCTCCGTCTCGTGCTTCTAGGCAGGCCTGGAGCCGGAAAGGGAACTCAAGGCGCCTTCATCTCCGAGAAATTCAAAGTTCCTAGGCTGATCATGAGCGAACTCCTTAAGGAGGAGGTGAGGAGCGGTTCGGAACTTGGCGAGACAATAAAAGGGTACATGGAGAGGGGCCTCTTGGTACCCGACGACATAGTGTATCGGGTCTTGGAGAAGAGGCTGTCAGAGGCCATGGAGAAAGGGTTCGTGTTGGATGGATTTCCCAGGAATCTAGAACAGGCCGAATGGCTTGAAAAGTTCCTTAACGCGAGGAGAAGGTCCCTAACAGCGGTGCTCTTCTTCGATGTCGACGAGCTGACCGTCCTTCGACGGATGATGGGCCGCCTGGTCTGCGAGAGTTGTGGTAGATCCTACAACGTCTTCTATGATCCTCCACCAGATGCGAGGAGATGCGAGTGCGGCGGCAAGCTCTATCAGAGGAGCGACGATTGCTACGAGAAGATACTGAGGAGGTTGGACGTGTTTAACAAGGAAACTAGCCCTCTAATAAAGTACTACGAGGACAAGGGACTCCTTGTAAGAATAGATGCGTCTAAAGATGTGGAAGGGGTCAGAAAGGAAGTCTTCTCCATAATCTCCTCCCTTCTCTCTCCCTTCTGA
- a CDS encoding 5-formyltetrahydrofolate cyclo-ligase, protein MDVKEEKRRIREIVWKRLEREGVALFPKPIRGRIPNFKGAERAAINLTFQPEWRSAEVVFVNPDSPQKFVRMLGLMQGKLVIMATPRLREGFLILDPREIVPANYERAATIRGAFKYGRKVRLDLPRIDMKVTGSVAVDLEGGRLGKGHGFSDIEYGILGEIGAISEETPVATTVHELQIVERVPREEHDMPVYLIATPERVMRTGAKGRPCILWDELDERLLSEIPLLTLLRERR, encoded by the coding sequence ATGGATGTGAAGGAGGAGAAAAGAAGGATCAGAGAGATTGTCTGGAAGAGGCTTGAGAGAGAGGGGGTAGCTCTCTTCCCGAAGCCCATAAGGGGACGCATCCCCAACTTCAAGGGAGCCGAGAGGGCCGCGATCAACCTCACCTTCCAGCCCGAGTGGAGGTCTGCTGAAGTCGTGTTCGTCAACCCGGACTCCCCACAGAAGTTCGTGAGGATGCTGGGCCTCATGCAAGGGAAGCTCGTGATAATGGCAACCCCTAGGCTGAGGGAGGGCTTCCTGATACTCGATCCCAGGGAGATAGTTCCAGCGAACTACGAGCGAGCGGCCACGATCAGGGGCGCTTTCAAGTACGGGAGGAAGGTGAGGCTCGATCTCCCCCGGATCGACATGAAGGTCACTGGATCAGTCGCCGTCGATCTGGAGGGAGGTAGACTGGGGAAGGGGCACGGGTTCTCCGACATAGAGTATGGTATATTGGGGGAGATCGGTGCCATATCTGAGGAGACGCCCGTAGCGACAACGGTGCACGAGCTTCAGATAGTCGAGAGAGTTCCGAGGGAGGAGCACGACATGCCGGTGTACCTGATAGCCACGCCAGAGAGAGTAATGAGGACCGGCGCTAAGGGGAGACCCTGCATACTCTGGGACGAGCTGGACGAGCGATTGTTATCCGAGATACCCTTGCTGACCCTACTCAGGGAGAGGCGCTGA
- a CDS encoding M20/M25/M40 family metallo-hydrolase produces MFQFLMDLVRLDTNATERKNYWEAARMIEEKAKELGLNTHIHVHRDDKGEVPNVIAWADVGADKNLILLSHYDVVPARGPWKLDSREFDPFDPQRVGGRIYGRGAADDKSAIVLSLSAAKRILDKGSGRYNPVVVVVGDEEVGGTGVFAVAEKGFEEVGVRPDRVVVIDAAPDFVGIGASGVIHGEIVVKGRGGHAGRPFAALNPVHQAIAIANDLLTGFSQEHASRLSVVPAPRGSPVPKLWGRFSLTIMRAGDKHNVVPPEATLGFDIRFIPDEKKDDVIGRFLAAVSSAAIKFGAEVEVRFEETLNPGWMTHPDHEFVREVLDSYEKFFGRRDVAGSLGGNDGFVFAGKGIPTVSVGTIEVESRAHGDLENVREDIVIRIRDLLVDLMS; encoded by the coding sequence ATGTTCCAATTTCTGATGGATCTGGTTCGCCTCGATACTAACGCAACAGAGAGGAAGAACTACTGGGAAGCAGCCCGGATGATAGAGGAGAAGGCAAAAGAGCTCGGATTGAATACCCATATTCATGTACACAGGGATGATAAGGGGGAGGTCCCCAACGTCATAGCGTGGGCCGATGTAGGGGCGGATAAGAACCTTATCCTCCTGTCTCACTACGACGTGGTGCCCGCTAGGGGTCCTTGGAAGCTCGACAGCAGAGAATTCGATCCCTTCGACCCCCAGAGGGTGGGAGGGAGGATATACGGAAGGGGAGCTGCAGATGACAAGTCAGCCATAGTCCTGAGTCTTTCGGCGGCTAAGAGGATTCTGGATAAGGGATCAGGCAGGTACAACCCTGTAGTAGTTGTGGTAGGGGATGAGGAAGTTGGAGGGACTGGTGTATTCGCTGTAGCCGAGAAGGGCTTTGAGGAGGTCGGTGTGAGGCCTGACAGGGTCGTGGTGATAGATGCCGCTCCCGATTTCGTGGGCATAGGTGCGAGCGGTGTGATCCACGGCGAAATAGTTGTGAAGGGGAGGGGAGGCCATGCTGGTAGGCCCTTCGCAGCTCTCAACCCGGTTCACCAAGCCATAGCCATAGCCAACGATCTGCTCACTGGTTTCTCACAGGAACATGCTTCCAGACTGTCGGTAGTCCCGGCACCCCGTGGATCCCCTGTCCCCAAGCTTTGGGGGAGGTTCAGCCTGACCATAATGAGGGCCGGCGACAAGCACAATGTTGTACCTCCGGAGGCGACTCTGGGGTTCGATATAAGGTTCATACCGGATGAGAAGAAGGATGATGTGATTGGGAGGTTTTTGGCTGCCGTCTCCTCTGCCGCAATCAAGTTCGGTGCCGAGGTAGAGGTCAGGTTCGAGGAGACCCTGAACCCTGGTTGGATGACCCACCCGGATCACGAGTTTGTGAGGGAAGTGCTGGACAGCTACGAAAAGTTCTTCGGGAGGAGGGATGTGGCCGGATCCCTCGGAGGTAATGATGGGTTCGTGTTCGCAGGTAAGGGCATACCAACGGTCTCCGTTGGAACGATAGAGGTGGAAAGCAGGGCTCACGGCGACTTGGAGAACGTCAGGGAGGATATAGTGATCAGGATCAGGGACCTGCTGGTGGACCTGATGTCCTGA
- a CDS encoding DEAD/DEAH box helicase, whose protein sequence is MRVKVGGKIYERSVPDRLFNEVKEKVKSVCRFDPSAKTWIFDPRKALCSNWDVLVEFFHVPDEEIRRELEEFKAEVDVKLGEMMDKGYFAFLPCGEVRRPFRMEGGLALLDLREVERIISREGPLKAYDIILGSINGYYLEEHLRKLESLFSSKRVVILRDAGRKMVIEIPYPEEGIISSLELTSKVKYYVRTLKDIQVKELTVLKRKSYTTFEGPFFVHHRVRDIAKRYNYSVSDEVNWPDQDVALYKDFSLYDFQKQAVDSWERNGRFGTVVMPTGAGKTYVGLEAIFRTSKSTLICVVTEELAKQWSELIREKLSFKPGIFTGRKKEVRPITVGIYNSVAKHIEGIFDKFSLIIFDEVHHVPAATFKEIAFKAKAKYRLGLSATPERSDGNHHLIFLTSGEVVYKVDYEQLLSMGFLAPVRHHVLYVELSPEERRQMTRELLMARSDEERRLIEKKYALKAKAKVGKVLDLLRDLEGRKILIFTEYIDQAEEIYRKAKELGYRVELLIGKTTNRAEIFDRFRRGDVNIIVTTRVLDEGIDVPDADVAIIVSGSGSRRQMAQRVGRVVRGAPGKVADVYEIVTKGTIEERLSRMRRRGLPISSRHRRGAKF, encoded by the coding sequence GTGAGGGTCAAGGTAGGCGGTAAGATATACGAGAGGTCGGTCCCCGATCGTCTCTTCAACGAGGTGAAGGAGAAGGTCAAGTCGGTATGCCGCTTCGATCCCTCGGCCAAGACTTGGATATTCGACCCGAGGAAAGCCCTGTGCTCTAACTGGGATGTCCTAGTAGAGTTCTTTCACGTGCCGGATGAAGAAATTAGGAGAGAACTGGAGGAGTTCAAGGCTGAAGTGGACGTTAAGCTGGGAGAGATGATGGATAAGGGCTATTTCGCATTTCTCCCATGCGGAGAGGTCAGAAGACCTTTCAGGATGGAGGGAGGGCTGGCTCTACTTGACCTGAGAGAGGTGGAGAGGATCATATCTAGGGAGGGACCCCTCAAGGCATACGACATCATCCTAGGCTCCATAAATGGCTATTACCTGGAAGAGCATCTGAGGAAGCTAGAATCTCTATTCTCATCCAAGAGGGTGGTGATCCTGAGGGATGCAGGCAGGAAGATGGTCATAGAGATACCATACCCTGAAGAAGGTATCATAAGCAGCTTGGAACTCACCTCCAAGGTGAAATACTACGTGAGAACTCTAAAGGACATTCAGGTAAAGGAGCTCACCGTGTTGAAGAGGAAGAGCTACACTACATTCGAAGGGCCTTTCTTCGTGCATCACAGAGTTCGGGACATAGCCAAGAGGTACAACTACTCCGTCTCAGATGAGGTGAACTGGCCCGATCAGGATGTGGCCCTATACAAGGACTTCTCCCTCTACGACTTCCAGAAGCAGGCGGTCGACAGCTGGGAGAGGAACGGAAGGTTCGGCACCGTGGTCATGCCTACTGGGGCTGGCAAGACCTATGTTGGCTTGGAGGCGATCTTCAGAACCTCCAAGAGCACTTTAATCTGCGTGGTGACCGAAGAGCTAGCGAAGCAGTGGTCAGAACTGATTAGAGAGAAACTCTCATTCAAGCCGGGGATCTTCACGGGGAGGAAGAAGGAGGTAAGGCCGATCACGGTGGGAATCTACAACTCGGTGGCCAAGCACATAGAGGGAATATTCGACAAGTTCAGCCTGATAATCTTCGATGAGGTCCACCACGTACCGGCTGCCACGTTCAAGGAAATAGCGTTCAAGGCAAAGGCCAAGTATAGGCTGGGATTATCCGCCACCCCAGAGAGGTCAGACGGGAACCATCACCTCATATTCCTCACGTCCGGGGAGGTCGTTTACAAGGTGGACTACGAGCAGCTCCTCTCCATGGGATTCTTGGCTCCGGTGAGGCACCACGTATTATATGTAGAGCTCTCTCCTGAGGAGAGGAGGCAGATGACGAGGGAGCTTCTAATGGCCAGAAGTGATGAGGAGAGGAGGTTGATCGAGAAGAAGTACGCTCTCAAAGCGAAGGCTAAAGTAGGAAAGGTGCTGGATCTGCTGAGAGACCTTGAGGGGAGGAAGATACTCATATTCACCGAGTACATAGATCAGGCCGAGGAGATATACAGGAAGGCCAAGGAGCTAGGTTACAGGGTCGAGCTTCTGATAGGCAAGACAACTAACAGGGCCGAGATATTCGACAGGTTCAGGAGGGGTGATGTGAACATAATAGTGACAACCCGCGTGCTAGATGAGGGCATCGATGTGCCTGACGCCGATGTGGCTATCATAGTCAGCGGTTCTGGTTCTAGGAGACAGATGGCTCAGAGGGTTGGGAGAGTAGTAAGGGGGGCTCCTGGAAAGGTAGCAGATGTTTACGAGATAGTTACTAAGGGAACGATCGAGGAAAGGCTATCTAGGATGAGAAGGAGGGGATTACCGATCTCCTCTCGACATAGGAGGGGCGCGAAATTTTAA
- the feoB gene encoding ferrous iron transport protein B, which translates to MSEVLVALAGSPNVGKSTLFNRITGGDVHVANWPGVTLQRAEGKAEHHGIALRIIDLPGTYSLSAQDIGEKIAREFIVEEKPDVIVIVVDATSLEKSLYFAVMALELYRKAVIALNMIDAAEKRGIHIDTGGLESKLGVPVVPVSALKGIGLGVLLDRILDVAQGRVRTCPLRVDYNGLETFIHEVEGLIRDKGALDKYPSRWAAVRLLEGDDVLLDELRKENPELARKVHSIRERARIELGEDPERIAISSRYSLIDEIVSSTVTRVRLAAPTLTEKLDQLMLHPVAGPVASVLLILFTFFLIFAVNTGFPLNILLDHMGYTELAVLVEEYSLSGILGSLFDWLSSVLSEWLTSIGYEDWLVGLVSDGIIGSIGTLASFIPLLLMAYVFLGAMQDSGLFPRAAVSLDNLFRRFGLSGRAFFPAALGMGCSVAAVVSTRAMDDDRERMVAAMASPLIPCQARLLVLLALASAAFTNPLEQSALTVSVYLLSFVLYLLTSKVLNKLVFKVEYAPDLVMELPPYHRPSLRVIWWYARSNTEHFVKKAGLLIFFLGVTTWFLLNFGPTGYLSQGDISMSYAAILGNLLTPVTSLIGLPDWRYALAFEVGFVAKEGLLITFSSITGAADPVEALRSMGITPLKAVSMALAMNYYVPCLATVAALFSELRIGKYVLLTVAIEISLALLLAGMAYWVGILMGLS; encoded by the coding sequence GTGAGCGAGGTGCTGGTAGCGCTGGCGGGCTCTCCAAACGTGGGTAAAAGCACACTCTTCAACAGGATAACGGGAGGTGACGTTCACGTCGCTAACTGGCCAGGAGTCACACTCCAGAGGGCCGAGGGAAAAGCAGAACACCACGGGATCGCTCTTAGGATAATTGACCTCCCTGGAACGTACAGCCTTTCCGCTCAGGACATAGGGGAGAAAATAGCGAGAGAATTCATAGTAGAGGAGAAGCCAGATGTAATCGTCATAGTAGTGGACGCTACCTCCTTGGAGAAGTCCCTATACTTCGCGGTAATGGCCCTTGAACTCTACCGGAAGGCAGTGATAGCTTTGAACATGATAGATGCGGCTGAGAAGAGGGGAATACATATAGATACTGGGGGACTGGAATCCAAGCTAGGGGTTCCGGTTGTTCCAGTTTCCGCCCTGAAGGGTATCGGCTTGGGTGTACTCTTGGACAGGATCTTGGATGTGGCCCAAGGAAGGGTGAGGACCTGCCCCCTCAGGGTCGACTACAACGGACTGGAGACCTTCATCCACGAGGTAGAGGGGTTAATCAGAGATAAGGGTGCTCTCGATAAATATCCGAGTCGTTGGGCCGCTGTTCGCCTCTTAGAGGGAGATGACGTCCTTCTAGATGAGCTGAGGAAGGAGAATCCGGAACTGGCTAGGAAAGTGCATTCCATCAGGGAACGGGCTAGAATTGAGCTTGGGGAGGATCCGGAGAGGATAGCCATAAGCTCCCGATACTCGCTGATAGACGAGATCGTTAGCTCCACCGTGACGAGGGTGAGGCTGGCTGCCCCCACCCTCACCGAGAAGCTGGATCAGCTGATGCTCCATCCAGTGGCGGGTCCTGTGGCATCAGTTCTCCTGATTCTTTTCACGTTCTTCCTGATCTTCGCGGTTAATACCGGTTTCCCGCTTAACATACTCTTAGACCACATGGGATACACCGAACTAGCTGTCCTCGTGGAGGAGTACAGCCTATCTGGCATCTTAGGTTCCCTCTTCGATTGGCTATCCTCCGTTCTCTCGGAATGGTTGACCTCTATAGGATACGAGGACTGGTTGGTGGGCCTCGTCTCCGACGGTATAATAGGAAGCATCGGCACGCTCGCGTCCTTCATTCCCCTCCTCCTGATGGCTTACGTGTTTCTCGGCGCCATGCAGGACAGTGGGCTCTTCCCTAGGGCGGCTGTGTCCCTCGACAATCTGTTCAGGAGATTTGGATTGAGTGGCAGAGCTTTCTTTCCCGCAGCCTTGGGCATGGGATGCAGCGTAGCGGCCGTAGTGTCCACCCGAGCCATGGACGATGACCGAGAGAGAATGGTTGCCGCCATGGCTTCGCCCCTCATCCCCTGTCAGGCCCGCCTCCTTGTGCTGCTGGCACTCGCTTCCGCCGCCTTCACGAACCCCTTGGAGCAGTCGGCCCTGACAGTCTCCGTGTACCTCCTGAGCTTCGTTCTCTACCTACTGACGTCAAAGGTCCTGAACAAGCTAGTGTTCAAGGTGGAGTACGCGCCCGACCTAGTCATGGAGCTCCCTCCATACCACAGGCCCAGCCTCAGGGTCATATGGTGGTACGCGAGGAGCAACACGGAGCACTTCGTGAAGAAGGCGGGATTGCTCATATTCTTCCTTGGAGTAACCACATGGTTTCTCCTTAATTTCGGGCCCACTGGTTACCTGTCACAAGGAGACATATCTATGAGTTACGCGGCCATCCTAGGCAATCTACTGACTCCAGTGACCTCCCTCATAGGGTTGCCCGATTGGAGGTATGCTCTCGCCTTCGAGGTAGGGTTCGTGGCGAAGGAAGGGCTCCTCATAACCTTCTCCAGCATAACCGGCGCAGCTGACCCCGTGGAGGCCCTGAGGTCCATGGGTATAACTCCTCTCAAGGCTGTGTCCATGGCCCTAGCAATGAACTACTACGTACCCTGTCTCGCAACTGTCGCAGCCCTCTTCTCAGAGCTGAGAATTGGGAAATACGTCCTGTTGACGGTGGCAATTGAGATATCGCTGGCGCTCCTACTGGCCGGGATGGCGTACTGGGTCGGCATTCTGATGGGTCTCTCCTGA
- a CDS encoding MFS transporter — translation MPSSPLKSETGKKALRLSINSFFQGTSMSFTFFLLYAYGVDKFGLSPTEVAIAISIGGLSSAVTQPLWGWLVDRSARRRRSLMLAGYLLSAVSIYWVYNSRASLEFYAAGAMLNSFMGMSNSAWLAILGDLTALEERGRISGVTSTFSTLGTAVFSPIAGMVMDAFGYWFASLVGVSQFLLAAGTVCLIPHRVPTPQAAGEDESGRKGAKSDHVGGSYRPFLIASVLWSLIWSLAWPLFSVAQIKVYGLSKAEIGLISTIANVTRLILQPLWGFMADRVGRKILLVMSPAFAAAIPFSYSLGSDLIHILIGTAVGMVGFSMYFVASPTYLLDASSPERRGSAVSTFNALTSLTNSVAPLIGGALGDLLGVRETMLLLGFTRLFSSLFFVKIPETLRREREGRRLWRRLPF, via the coding sequence TTGCCCTCATCACCGCTCAAATCAGAAACCGGTAAGAAGGCCCTGAGACTGTCCATCAACTCCTTCTTCCAAGGCACATCCATGAGCTTCACCTTCTTCCTGCTTTATGCTTACGGTGTGGACAAGTTTGGTCTCTCTCCCACTGAAGTGGCCATAGCTATCTCAATAGGGGGTCTCTCCAGCGCTGTAACCCAGCCCCTCTGGGGATGGCTGGTGGATAGGTCTGCTAGGAGAAGGAGGTCCCTCATGTTGGCAGGTTACCTTCTCTCCGCTGTGTCCATATATTGGGTATACAACTCCCGAGCGAGCTTGGAGTTTTACGCGGCGGGAGCTATGCTCAACTCGTTCATGGGGATGTCGAACTCTGCATGGTTGGCGATTTTGGGTGATCTGACTGCATTGGAGGAGAGAGGAAGGATCTCTGGGGTGACCAGCACGTTCTCAACGCTGGGAACTGCGGTGTTTTCACCCATCGCTGGAATGGTCATGGATGCGTTCGGCTACTGGTTCGCCAGCCTGGTCGGCGTCAGCCAGTTCCTCTTGGCTGCTGGAACCGTATGCCTAATTCCTCACAGAGTACCGACACCTCAGGCCGCCGGAGAGGATGAAAGTGGTAGGAAGGGAGCAAAATCAGATCACGTGGGGGGAAGCTACAGGCCGTTCCTCATAGCCAGCGTTCTGTGGTCTTTGATATGGTCTCTAGCATGGCCACTCTTCTCTGTAGCTCAGATCAAGGTGTACGGGTTGAGTAAGGCGGAGATAGGTCTCATAAGCACCATTGCCAACGTCACAAGGCTGATCCTGCAGCCCTTGTGGGGGTTCATGGCTGACAGGGTAGGGAGGAAGATCCTCTTAGTGATGTCCCCAGCCTTCGCTGCAGCAATTCCGTTCTCATACTCGCTGGGGAGCGACCTCATCCACATCCTGATAGGAACAGCTGTGGGCATGGTGGGGTTCTCAATGTACTTCGTGGCCTCGCCAACCTACCTCTTAGATGCATCCTCCCCTGAGAGGCGCGGTTCAGCTGTCTCAACATTCAATGCCCTCACATCGCTCACCAACTCAGTGGCACCGCTAATAGGTGGGGCGCTAGGTGACCTACTCGGGGTAAGGGAGACCATGCTCCTGCTGGGGTTCACTAGGCTCTTCTCCAGTTTGTTTTTCGTCAAGATACCTGAAACGCTCAGAAGGGAGAGAGAAGGGAGGAGATTATGGAGAAGACTTCCTTTCTGA
- a CDS encoding transcriptional regulator: MSSREKILELLMNSGEPLSVDDIAREMGMDPREAREIYRHLEHIAKTVRAKYGKTLLMEPPVCRKCGYVFRNLKKPRKPSKCPKCGSEWIEPPRFIIK; the protein is encoded by the coding sequence ATGAGTTCTAGGGAGAAGATATTAGAGCTCCTCATGAACTCCGGGGAACCGCTGTCTGTTGACGACATAGCCAGAGAGATGGGCATGGACCCGAGAGAAGCTAGGGAGATCTACAGACACTTGGAACACATAGCGAAGACGGTTAGGGCCAAGTACGGCAAGACGCTCCTGATGGAACCTCCGGTCTGCAGAAAGTGCGGGTACGTGTTCAGGAACCTTAAGAAGCCACGGAAGCCCAGTAAATGCCCCAAGTGTGGAAGTGAGTGGATAGAGCCACCTAGATTCATAATAAAATGA